A single Macaca mulatta isolate MMU2019108-1 chromosome 11, T2T-MMU8v2.0, whole genome shotgun sequence DNA region contains:
- the LOC709157 gene encoding olfactory receptor 8S1, whose product MALGNHSTITKFLLLGLSANPHVQALLFVLFLGIYLLTIMGNLMLLLVIRADSRLHTPMYFLLSHLSFVDLCFSSVIVPKMLENLLSLRKTISVEGCLAQVFFVFVTAGTEACLLSGMAYDHYAAICRSLLYGQIMGKQLYKHLVWGSWGLGFLDALINVLPAVNMVFCEAKIIHHYSCEMPSLLPVSCSDISRNLIALLCSTLLHGLGTFLLVFLSYTRIISTILSISSTSGRSEAFTCSAHLTALILYYGSALLRHLMPNSGSPIELIFSVQYTILTPMLNPLIYSLKNKEVKVALKRTLEKYLQYTRR is encoded by the coding sequence ATGGCCTTGGGGAACCACAGCACCATCACCAAGTTCCTCCTCCTTGGGCTGTCTGCCAACCCCCACGTCCAGGCTCTGCTCTTTGTGCTGTTCCTGGGGATTTACCTCCTGACCATAATGGGGAACCTGATGCTGCTGCTGGTGATCAGGGCTGATTCTCGTCTCCACACGCCCATGTATTTCTTGCTGAGTCACCTCTCTTTTGTTGATCTCTGCTTCTCTTCAGTCATTGTGCCCAAGATGCTGGAGAACCTCCTGTCACTAAGGAAAACCATTTCAGTAGAGGGCTGCCTGGCTCAGGTCTTCTTTGTGTTTGTCACTGCAGGGACTGAAGCCTGCCTTCTCTCAGGAATGGCCTATGACCACTATGCTGCCATCTGCCGCTCACTGCTTTATGGACAGATCATGGGTAAACAACTGTATAAGCACCTTGTGTGGGGCTCATGGGGACTGGGCTTTCTGGACGCACTCATCAATGTCCTCCCAGCTGTAAACATGGTCTTTTGTGAAGCCAAAATCATTCACCACTACAGCTGTGAGATGCCatctctcctccctgtgtcctgcTCTGATATCTCCAGAAACCTCATCGCCTTGCTCTGCTCCACTCTCCTGCATGGGCTGGGAACCTTCCTTTTGGTCTTCTTATCCTACACCCGTATAATCTCTACCATCCTAAGCATCAGCTCTACCTCGGGCAGAAGCGAGGCCTTCACCTGCTCTGCCCACCTCACTGCATTGATACTTTACTATGGCTCAGCTTTGCTCCGCCATCTCATGCCAAACTCAGGTTCCCCCATAGAGTTGATCTTCTCTGTGCAGTATACTATACTCACTCCCATGCTGAATCCCCTCATCTATAGCCTGAAAAATAAGGAAGTGAAGGTAGCTCTGAAAAGAACTTTGGAAAAGTATTTGCAATACACCAGACGttga